From a single Nothobranchius furzeri strain GRZ-AD chromosome 7, NfurGRZ-RIMD1, whole genome shotgun sequence genomic region:
- the spice1 gene encoding spindle and centriole-associated protein 1 isoform X4 translates to MSLARGSRPQPQGKGKKPVRQKKAPKKDWVSTVHDLSVHKLTPAELSHRHEIHKSHNKAVAQWELKERALKRRFRHAGSPAPLDQASLSIIKEVFSDQLLLQDVLARSDRAMAVVKDLFGDAPQRQTGHPSVTVAPNCDSDLELPVLQRLDSPMQLSLLSQSMMDQEALNEVDVSREDWSSGSRAIRRSNIRQKTTQGRVVPQRKVHRLRNPEDDDDVAPMTPCTSGRAPDQTALNATVAVRRVWSKHSQSDGGGEEASARVSQVLNPDPTSHQPGIGSYADRTRKCLSQSSKLDGSSPASLSGDQSSLGLLQAMLGQVEADLDALSPDLVPESESSSKHHKTQGLTGFSVALVGTLGRLVHLLKQREAEAQKEAEGRRRVEEELKEQRGLIDALTAEIMTLREEAAALQAGLQQRTAELEHKLDSVVLVMGGLGLLGEHTPHKDSDARDALSNVCPSASVAERAPEETRVKVPPAIVLSPPTPSHNWQHSHATHPAPLQQHLPPLDSQRSQEVVQAHGSASSLHSVALSHLSSSSSSPSLSLAPLITQPSPEAMLAEIAQLSRQAELMRSQLNQAKGLGPGIAGLPNSNSSQQGGRSPDSIPQDVGERRASGSSRNQNIQSLDETSSQQSSTSHTPSVEQRLLELNRQSAAARSRLLELIELQKQNVSIRVSPSVSPVLSSVFSPNTAAESGSLEESVLRPGRDVQTQQRSAGSDESPRSFETRNEKSQPQKQRGREGWFSLSAHTR, encoded by the exons ATGTCTTTAGCCAGAGGTAGCCGTCCTCAACCACAGGGCAAAGGAAAGAAGCCTGTACGTCAGAAGAAGGCTCCCAAAAAAGACTGGGTG AGCACTGTCCATGACCTATCCGTGCACAAGCTGACGCCTGCTGAGCTG AGTCATCGACATGAGATTCACAAATCCCACAATAAAGCTGTGGCCCAGTGGGAGCTGAAGGAGCGAGCTCTGAAACGCCGTTTCAGACACGCTGGGAGCCCTGCTCCTTTGGACCAAGCCAGCCTCAGCATCATCAAAGAG GTGTTCTCCgatcagctgctgctgcaggatgTGCTGGCCCGTTCTGACAGAGCCATGGCTGTGGTCAAGGACCTGTTTGGAGATGCTCCACAGAGGCAGACCG GGCATCCCAGTGTGACCGTTGCTCCCAACTGTGACTCTGACTTGGAACTACCTGTTCTCCAAAGACTAGATTCTCCTATGCAGCTGTCGCTTCTCAGCCAATCAATGATGGATCAAGAG GCTCTTAATGAAGTAGATGTTTCCAGGGAGGACTGGAGTTCAGGCAGTCGTGCCATCAGAAG ATCCAACATACGACAAAAGACGACTCAGGGTAGAGTCGTGCCACAAAGGAAAGTCCATCGTCTCAGAAAtcctgaagatgatgatgatgttgctcCTATGACACCCTGCACGTCAGGAAGAGCCCCAGATCAGACAG CTCTAAATGCCACTGTGGCCGTCAGACGTGTTTGGTCCAAACACAGTCAGTCAGATGGAGGTGGAGAGGAAGCTTCTGCTCGTGTGTCTCAGGTCCTGAATCCTGATCCTACTTCACACCAGCCAG GAATCGGGAGTTATGCCGACAGGACCAGGAAGTGTCTTTCTCAAAGCTCAAAGCTGGATGGCTCCTCTCCCGCCTCTCTTAGTGGAGACCAGTCCAGCCTGGGTCTGCTGCAGGCCATGTTGGGTCAGGTCGAGGCTGACCTGGATGCTCTGAGTCCTGATTTGGTACCAGAATCCGAAAGCAGTTCAAAACACCACAAAACCCAGGGCCTCACTGGATTTTCTGTCGCTTTGGTCGGCACTCTGGGGCGCCTCGTGCATCTGCTCAAACAG AGGGAAGCTGAAGCTCAGAAGGAggcagaaggaagaagaagagtggaggaggagctgaAGGAGCAGCGGGGGCTGATCGATGCTCTCACAGCTGAAATCATGACTCTACGAGAGGAGGCCGCTGCCCTGCAG GCAGGGCTGCAGCAACGCACGGCTGAGCTGGAGCACAAACTGGACTCGGTGGTGTTGGTGATGGGAGGACTGGGGCTGCTGGGGGAACACACGCCACATAAAGACTCTGATGCCAGGGATGCTCTTTCAAACG TTTGTCCGTCTGCTTCTGTTGCTGAGAGAGCTCCTGAGGAAACACGAGTTAAAGTTCCTCCTGCCATCGTGCTTTCTCCTCCTACACCGAGCCATAACTGGCAACACAGTCACG CAACTCATCCTGCTCCTCTGCAGCAGCATCTTCCTCCTTTAGACTCCCAGCGTTCCCAGGAGGTTGTCCAGGCTCACGGTTCTGCCTCCAGCCTCCACAGCGTTGCACTCAGCCAcctttcttcctcctcctcctctccatccCTCAGCCTGGCTCCTCTCATCACCCAGCCCTCTCCAGAAGCCATGCTGGCTGAGATCGCTCAGCTGAGCAGGCAGGCTGAGCTGATGCGGTCTCAGCTCAACCAGGCCAAGGGTCTTGGACCTGGGATCGCAGGACTTCCCAACAGCAACAGCAGCCAACAGGGAGGACGGAGTCCTGACAGCATTCCTCAGGACGTCGGGGAGAGGAGGGCGTCTGGGTCCAGCAGAAACCAGAACATCCAGTCTCTCGATGAGACGTCGAGTCAGCAG TCCTCCACGTCTCACACCCCGAGTGTGGAACAGCGCCTCCTGGAGCTCAACAGGCAGAGCGCAGCAGCCCGGAGTCGACTGCTGGAGCTCATCGAGTTACAGAAGCAAAATGTTTCCATTAGAGTGTCTCCCTCCGTCTCTCCTGTCCTCTCTTCTGTCTTCAGTCCAAACACAGCAG CTGAAAGTGGAAGCTTAGAAGAGTCTGTGCTGCGGCCAGGGAGGGACGTCCAGACACAGCAGCG CTCTGCAGGTTCTGATGAGTCTCCTCGCAGCTTTGAAACCAGGAATGAAAAGTCACAG CCGCAGAAGCAGAGAGGACGAGAAGGCTGGTTCTCCTTGTCTGCTCACACCAGATGA